Within the Irregularibacter muris genome, the region ATTGACTAAACAATGACTTTTCCAAGCATTTTTTACTTTGTTTACGTTGTCTTCATAATCAGGATCCTCTGAACTAGATTGTAAGAGTTTTTCCTCGCACTCACTACACATCCACTGACTTAGGACGTATAAACCTTTTATGCGCATACTCCCACAAAAACCACAGGTTTTCATTTTTTTCATATCCATCACCCATTTAAGTTTTTTATTATCTTGATTATTACCACTTTTTAAAAGTTTCATTCCATTGGCTCCTAATATTATTTTATTTTGAATATTTGTCTATTATTAACGATTAATCTAG harbors:
- a CDS encoding sigma factor G inhibitor Gin, which produces MKLLKSGNNQDNKKLKWVMDMKKMKTCGFCGSMRIKGLYVLSQWMCSECEEKLLQSSSEDPDYEDNVNKVKNAWKSHCLVNKK